The following are encoded in a window of Pseudalgibacter alginicilyticus genomic DNA:
- a CDS encoding DUF6252 family protein yields MRKLKHLVLLLTTIFLTIFSSCSSSDDGGDGGEAPSGLLIANVAGKPFQSFELSSSATITTTGVAKSLMIIATNSDGQGFSMTIFGYEGAGTYEFTGANVAITNVATYSETDVNLSNPIASTTELWQAPYDETLAGSISISEETETKVIGTFSFKGKNVGGDGSIMQITEGSFNLNKQTF; encoded by the coding sequence ATGAGAAAATTAAAACATTTAGTATTACTATTAACAACCATTTTTTTAACAATATTTTCTTCATGCTCTAGTAGTGATGACGGAGGTGATGGTGGAGAAGCTCCTTCAGGATTGCTAATTGCTAATGTAGCAGGTAAACCATTTCAGTCTTTTGAGTTGTCATCTTCAGCTACCATTACAACTACGGGTGTTGCTAAAAGTTTAATGATAATTGCTACGAATTCAGATGGACAAGGCTTTTCAATGACCATTTTTGGGTATGAGGGTGCAGGAACTTATGAGTTTACTGGAGCCAATGTTGCAATAACGAATGTTGCAACTTATTCTGAAACGGATGTTAATTTAAGTAATCCTATAGCTTCAACCACAGAACTTTGGCAGGCTCCTTATGATGAAACCTTAGCTGGTTCAATATCTATAAGTGAAGAAACTGAGACTAAAGTTATTGGAACTTTTAGTTTTAAAGGTAAAAATGTGGGAGGGGATGGATCTATTATGCAAATTACTGAAGGATCTTTCAACCTTAATAAACAAACATTTTAA
- a CDS encoding PQQ-binding-like beta-propeller repeat protein has protein sequence MRKLNQMVWLLVAILIINTTNAQKAEIPNVTYNLGSNINEMTLTVGGILVAATNEGLVGIDPNQSTPVFTFNDFGKLKSEETQFIPESPYIVVSQGVGSQFAGIAKTKRAVINYITGKVIFNSETDNWNQIYTCNIVLPQNKLVVSGIQKEGNKFEKMTAKVAVYDLNTQKLDYSFFLDKPGRVGVAKDFSVTGVPLLLKNMLIIPTAQGLIAKSHKGDDLWECKIKGINWMTSDISETEIYGFETTTNGKNTRIHKISNQGVELWKDDRKVQGNVSNFQILPQGIAVVSDKSSGGSTSVFATNDESEIAFLSADSGEDLWDKAPKTKGWVQHFYVQDDGILFGIQQGGINKISFEGKTLFKKPLKTGENIMMMAESPQGLIYITSEDANIVDLKTGDQVWNKPLKYKNSVAVASTFDNAKNRYLIAADGDVFAIDAQTGEATDFSKVKFEEKEVANTMEMRNGNIFLSSSQNLLLLGNDGKQIYHEYYKSPGQSGFVKVLSGVVAVASTGLAMAHAAKAGANRTNPYGSSNDLSNYNDYGKEYKRAADMFASIGDAAFDVMSKRFKATAATENAQFILTKLNSGTGIVKVNKDTGKVDKEILLKDKKPEYQVDEIAGVLYYKANDKTIYAYKL, from the coding sequence ATGAGAAAATTAAATCAAATGGTGTGGCTATTAGTAGCGATTCTAATAATAAACACAACAAATGCTCAAAAGGCAGAAATTCCAAATGTAACTTATAATTTGGGCTCCAACATTAATGAAATGACATTGACTGTTGGAGGGATATTAGTTGCAGCAACCAATGAGGGTTTGGTTGGTATAGACCCAAATCAAAGTACCCCTGTTTTTACCTTTAACGATTTTGGAAAGTTAAAATCAGAGGAAACGCAATTTATACCAGAATCACCATATATAGTAGTGTCACAGGGAGTTGGTTCTCAATTTGCAGGTATTGCTAAAACAAAAAGAGCCGTAATTAATTATATAACAGGTAAAGTAATTTTTAATTCTGAAACTGACAATTGGAATCAAATTTACACTTGCAATATTGTATTACCACAAAATAAATTAGTGGTTAGCGGTATACAAAAAGAAGGTAATAAATTTGAAAAGATGACTGCAAAGGTGGCTGTTTACGATTTAAATACACAAAAGCTCGATTATAGTTTCTTTTTGGATAAGCCTGGAAGGGTTGGGGTAGCAAAAGATTTTAGTGTTACGGGTGTGCCACTATTATTAAAAAATATGCTAATTATACCAACTGCTCAAGGTTTGATAGCAAAATCTCATAAAGGAGATGATTTATGGGAATGTAAAATAAAAGGAATAAATTGGATGACTTCTGATATTTCTGAAACAGAAATTTACGGTTTTGAAACGACAACTAATGGAAAAAACACACGTATTCATAAAATAAGTAACCAAGGTGTTGAACTTTGGAAAGATGATAGAAAAGTACAAGGAAATGTTTCGAACTTTCAAATTTTACCACAAGGAATTGCTGTAGTGAGTGATAAAAGCTCAGGAGGTAGTACAAGTGTTTTTGCTACAAATGATGAATCTGAAATAGCTTTTTTAAGTGCAGATTCAGGTGAAGATTTATGGGATAAAGCTCCAAAAACAAAAGGTTGGGTTCAGCATTTTTATGTACAAGATGATGGTATTTTATTTGGAATTCAACAAGGTGGTATTAATAAAATTTCATTCGAAGGAAAAACTTTGTTTAAAAAGCCATTAAAAACCGGAGAAAATATCATGATGATGGCAGAATCTCCACAGGGATTAATATACATTACAAGTGAAGATGCTAATATAGTAGATTTAAAAACAGGAGATCAAGTTTGGAATAAACCATTAAAATATAAAAATTCGGTGGCTGTCGCCTCAACGTTTGATAATGCTAAAAACAGATACTTAATTGCGGCAGATGGTGATGTTTTTGCTATTGATGCTCAAACAGGAGAGGCTACAGATTTTTCAAAAGTAAAATTTGAAGAAAAAGAAGTTGCTAATACTATGGAAATGAGAAATGGTAATATCTTTTTAAGTTCATCACAAAATTTATTGCTTTTAGGAAATGATGGGAAACAAATTTATCATGAATATTATAAATCACCTGGGCAAAGTGGCTTTGTTAAAGTGCTATCTGGGGTTGTGGCGGTGGCTTCAACAGGCTTAGCAATGGCACACGCTGCAAAAGCTGGTGCAAATAGAACCAATCCTTATGGTAGCTCTAACGATTTAAGTAATTATAACGATTATGGTAAAGAATATAAGCGTGCAGCTGATATGTTTGCTTCTATTGGTGATGCTGCTTTTGATGTGATGTCCAAACGTTTTAAAGCTACAGCAGCTACTGAAAATGCACAATTTATATTAACTAAGTTAAATAGTGGTACAGGGATAGTAAAAGTAAACAAAGATACTGGGAAAGTAGATAAGGAAATTTTACTGAAGGATAAAAAACCAGAATATCAAGTAGATGAAATTGCAGGGGTTTTGTATTACAAAGCCAATGATAAAACTATCTATGCATACAAGTTATGA
- a CDS encoding tetratricopeptide repeat-containing sensor histidine kinase, whose product MKKLFLVITLLSFFYNQAQIESRLDSLKIVSKNQTGLTLISTLNKISWEFKNSQVDSALYYAKQALYVAKHIRSEKGIASAYNTLASSFEAASKLDSAETYHQKSLEIKNKIQDTIGTADSYTNLGIIEDLKGNYDLALKNYFKALIIYEKHSKDFEKVPTVLVNIGIVYKKQKEYQKVLEYYEKALKIYKQNNFEIGEAIVQGNMGSVLISLQAYQKSIQFSKIAKQLYTNLGYTRYVPYMLGNIGIAKDSLKQYASARKDYLLAISHFEKDHNLYELSNTKMSLANNYILSREYSLARKELDEALVITTKNGFKEMKVKALKMLAMLGEQTNDFKTAYNHQKQYTISRDSLFEADKVKTIYELETKYETEKKEKEILAQRANIAEKELYINQKNTQLVGLVILLIVLSVLGYLLYKQQKLKNHQLKKESDLKEALIKIESQNKLQEQRLEISRDLHDNIGAQLTFVISSIENLQYGYNIKNQGLTDRLISIGQFTKETIYELRDTIWAMNKSAISLEDLQARISNFIDKANSISSKTTFKFTVDSHVSKDLAFTSVRGMNIYRIIQEAINNALKYADSTQIVVDIKQKINIVEFSVIDNGKGFNRETIDLGNGLNNMKKRAHDIKAILHIDSAIDKGTSILLKFEI is encoded by the coding sequence ATGAAGAAACTATTTTTGGTAATAACGTTACTTTCCTTTTTTTATAATCAAGCACAAATTGAAAGTCGGCTTGATAGTTTAAAAATAGTTTCAAAAAATCAAACGGGTTTAACTTTAATAAGCACGCTTAATAAAATTTCTTGGGAATTTAAAAACTCACAGGTAGATTCAGCACTTTATTATGCTAAACAGGCTCTTTACGTAGCCAAGCATATTAGGAGTGAAAAGGGAATTGCTTCTGCATATAATACCTTAGCATCGTCATTTGAAGCGGCAAGTAAATTAGATAGTGCCGAAACCTATCATCAAAAAAGCTTAGAAATTAAAAATAAAATACAAGACACTATTGGTACGGCTGATAGTTATACTAATCTTGGAATTATTGAAGACTTGAAAGGTAATTATGATTTAGCTTTAAAAAATTATTTTAAAGCTTTAATAATTTATGAAAAGCATTCAAAAGATTTTGAAAAAGTGCCAACAGTTTTGGTAAATATAGGTATCGTATACAAAAAGCAAAAGGAATATCAAAAAGTGTTAGAATATTATGAAAAAGCACTTAAAATTTATAAACAAAATAATTTTGAAATAGGAGAGGCTATTGTGCAAGGAAACATGGGGTCTGTTTTAATTAGCCTTCAAGCATATCAAAAATCCATTCAATTTTCTAAAATAGCAAAACAATTGTATACAAATCTTGGTTATACAAGGTATGTGCCCTATATGTTAGGAAATATTGGTATTGCTAAAGACAGTTTGAAACAATATGCTTCAGCAAGAAAGGATTATTTGTTAGCAATTTCTCATTTTGAAAAAGACCATAATTTATATGAATTATCAAATACTAAAATGTCTTTGGCTAACAATTACATATTAAGTAGAGAATATTCTTTAGCAAGGAAAGAACTTGATGAAGCACTGGTAATTACTACTAAAAATGGCTTTAAAGAAATGAAAGTAAAAGCTTTAAAAATGTTAGCTATGCTTGGAGAGCAAACCAATGATTTTAAAACGGCTTATAACCATCAAAAACAGTATACTATTTCAAGAGATAGCCTTTTTGAAGCTGATAAAGTAAAAACTATTTATGAGTTAGAAACTAAATACGAAACCGAAAAAAAAGAAAAAGAAATTCTTGCCCAGCGTGCCAATATTGCGGAAAAGGAGCTGTATATTAATCAGAAAAACACACAGCTTGTTGGACTTGTTATTTTATTAATTGTACTGTCGGTATTGGGGTATTTACTTTATAAGCAACAGAAATTAAAGAATCATCAACTAAAAAAAGAGAGTGATTTAAAAGAAGCGTTAATAAAAATTGAAAGTCAAAATAAATTACAAGAACAACGTTTGGAGATTTCACGAGATTTACATGATAATATTGGGGCGCAATTAACTTTTGTTATTTCATCTATTGAAAATTTACAATATGGATATAATATTAAAAACCAAGGGTTAACAGATAGACTAATTAGTATTGGGCAATTTACAAAAGAAACCATATATGAGCTCCGTGATACTATTTGGGCTATGAACAAAAGTGCTATTTCACTTGAGGATTTACAAGCTAGAATTTCAAATTTTATAGACAAAGCCAACAGTATTTCTTCTAAAACAACGTTTAAATTTACTGTAGATTCTCATGTTTCTAAAGATTTGGCGTTTACCTCAGTAAGAGGTATGAATATATACAGAATTATACAAGAGGCTATTAATAATGCTTTAAAATATGCAGATTCCACACAGATTGTGGTAGATATAAAGCAAAAAATTAATATCGTTGAATTTTCAGTGATTGATAATGGAAAGGGATTTAATAGAGAAACTATTGATTTAGGAAATGGGTTGAATAATATGAAGAAACGAGCTCATGATATTAAAGCCATACTGCATATTGATAGTGCAATAGATAAAGGAACTTCCATTTTGTTAAAATTTGAAATTTAA
- a CDS encoding response regulator: MPIKIAIADDNTFLINTIKEKLSFFQDLNVKFSAVNGADLLEQLENNHNLDLILMDIEMPVLNGIEASEIVKQKYPHIKIIILTVFDNDENIFNAIKAGADGYLLKEINPKDLHEGILETMDGGAAMNPSIAMKTLKLLRNPHPVNFNLVQDDIKLSEREIQVLEQLSTGLSYNAIAENLILSPGTIRKHIENIYKKLQVHNKLEAVDKAKKNNLI, encoded by the coding sequence ATGCCTATCAAAATAGCTATAGCAGATGACAACACATTCTTGATAAATACAATTAAAGAAAAGTTGTCTTTTTTTCAAGATTTAAATGTGAAATTTTCAGCAGTGAATGGGGCTGATTTATTAGAGCAGTTAGAAAACAATCATAACTTGGATTTAATTTTGATGGACATTGAAATGCCGGTTTTAAACGGTATAGAAGCGAGCGAAATAGTTAAACAAAAATATCCACACATTAAAATTATAATATTAACGGTTTTTGACAATGATGAAAACATTTTTAATGCCATAAAAGCAGGTGCAGATGGCTATTTGTTAAAAGAAATAAATCCTAAAGATTTGCATGAAGGTATTTTGGAAACCATGGATGGTGGCGCAGCGATGAATCCATCTATAGCCATGAAAACTTTAAAGTTGTTGCGTAACCCTCATCCGGTTAATTTTAATTTAGTTCAAGACGATATAAAACTCTCTGAAAGAGAAATTCAAGTATTGGAACAGTTAAGTACTGGACTAAGTTATAATGCCATTGCAGAGAACCTTATTTTGTCTCCAGGAACTATAAGGAAGCATATTGAAAATATTTATAAAAAACTACAAGTTCATAATAAGCTAGAAGCTGTAGATAAAGCAAAAAAGAATAATCTAATATAA
- a CDS encoding nucleoid-associated protein, with amino-acid sequence MISRKNASISKFIIHKVGNKFNDTKNAFSEKLVDFDEASYDLMLPFLLKPFSSVVQSYRFNHHANISLNEVNSYSTQLFNNEEAFIDISKHMVTHLYEQSSSAQIKTGDVLIVMFEGIEFKEITTNAVGIFKIENKVNFFQTYLENNSYDVLVQKGINSKKVDKGCLILNQSDGEGNIILSVDNNSYDTQYWLNHFLNIKYADDANNHTQQYIELCKEFSTEILKTTYGAQEQNTFLAKTIDFFKENEIVNVERFKEDIFEEDKHKNLFDDYKKTFEGEQNLVLRNQFDVAEAVVNKEKKKFKTDIKLDTNIQIKLDIDAPDASTEYLERGYDEEKKMHYYKVFFNSEG; translated from the coding sequence ATGATTTCAAGAAAAAACGCTTCCATTTCAAAATTCATCATTCATAAAGTTGGTAACAAATTTAACGATACAAAAAATGCATTTTCAGAGAAATTAGTAGATTTTGATGAAGCCAGTTATGACTTAATGCTACCCTTTTTATTAAAACCATTTAGTAGCGTGGTTCAAAGTTACAGGTTTAATCATCACGCAAATATTTCTCTAAACGAAGTTAACAGTTACAGCACGCAATTATTTAATAACGAAGAGGCGTTTATAGATATTTCTAAACATATGGTTACTCATTTATATGAACAATCAAGTTCTGCCCAAATTAAAACTGGCGACGTATTAATTGTCATGTTTGAAGGAATTGAATTTAAAGAAATAACCACTAATGCTGTCGGAATTTTTAAAATTGAAAATAAAGTTAATTTCTTTCAGACCTATTTAGAAAATAATAGTTATGATGTACTTGTTCAAAAAGGAATCAATTCTAAAAAAGTAGATAAAGGCTGTTTAATTTTAAACCAGAGTGATGGAGAAGGCAACATTATTTTAAGTGTAGACAATAATAGTTACGATACACAATACTGGCTCAATCATTTTTTAAATATTAAATATGCTGATGACGCCAACAATCATACCCAACAATACATAGAACTTTGTAAAGAGTTTTCTACTGAAATTTTAAAAACCACTTATGGTGCTCAAGAGCAAAACACTTTTTTAGCAAAAACTATCGATTTTTTTAAAGAAAATGAAATTGTAAATGTTGAGCGTTTTAAAGAAGATATTTTTGAAGAAGACAAACACAAAAACCTATTTGATGATTATAAAAAAACCTTTGAAGGTGAACAAAACTTAGTACTTAGAAATCAATTTGATGTTGCCGAAGCTGTTGTAAACAAAGAAAAGAAAAAATTTAAAACTGATATAAAATTAGACACCAACATACAAATAAAATTAGATATTGACGCCCCTGATGCCTCTACCGAATATTTAGAACGCGGTTATGATGAAGAAAAAAAAATGCATTATTACAAGGTGTTTTTTAATTCTGAAGGCTAA
- a CDS encoding ribonuclease HII, with the protein MLLINHSKNTLECGTDEAGRGCLAGPVTAAAVILPKKFKNNILNDSKQLSEKKRELLKPIIETDALCFSVSHVFQEEIDHINILNASILAMHKAIDGLKTPPEFIIVDGNKFKPYKKIPFETIIKGDSKYLSIAAASILAKTYRDAYMNRIHEEYPMYHWDQNKGYPTKAHRDAIRKYGITKYHRKSFRLLPEQLKLSL; encoded by the coding sequence ATGCTACTAATAAATCATTCCAAAAACACTCTAGAATGTGGCACCGACGAAGCCGGCCGTGGCTGTTTAGCAGGACCGGTAACTGCTGCGGCTGTTATATTACCAAAAAAATTTAAGAATAACATTCTTAATGACTCTAAACAACTTAGTGAAAAAAAGAGAGAATTATTAAAACCTATCATTGAAACTGATGCTTTGTGTTTTAGTGTTTCACATGTCTTTCAAGAAGAAATTGACCATATAAATATTTTAAATGCTTCCATTTTAGCTATGCATAAAGCTATTGACGGGCTTAAAACACCTCCTGAATTTATTATTGTAGATGGAAATAAATTTAAACCTTACAAAAAGATTCCCTTTGAAACTATTATTAAAGGTGACAGTAAATATTTAAGCATAGCTGCAGCATCTATATTAGCAAAAACCTATAGAGATGCTTACATGAACCGCATTCATGAAGAATACCCCATGTATCATTGGGACCAAAATAAAGGCTATCCAACCAAAGCGCATCGTGATGCGATAAGAAAGTACGGTATCACTAAATACCACAGAAAATCATTTAGACTCTTACCCGAACAGTTAAAGCTAAGCTTATAA